DNA from Brassica napus cultivar Da-Ae chromosome C4, Da-Ae, whole genome shotgun sequence:
CTGAGACCAATGCAATAAAAATGATATCAGATCTCATCGAAAATACCTGAAATTGGAgctatgagaaaaaaaaaactaattaaaattgcTTACGATGTTGACGAGCTTGAGGATTTGCAATCTAGGAGAACTATCGAGCATGCGCGCAAGTAGAATCGACCATTCACTTTTCCTTGTATTCAGGTCCAAAGATACCAGCTGAGAGAAGGTAATACCAGTAGGACACTTGATCTGTGCATGATGCAACATTagtatattaaaaacaattaatattagCCCGGAAAAAATCACCTGTGAGAACCTTAAATTGTACCTTGAAGGGTGAAAAGTCAAAGGAAAGACGTTTGGCTGAAGTTAGAGATACAAAAATGTTTTCGTTGTGTAAATTTATATCAGTAAAGCCAGTGATTTTTGCCTCCACCAGTTCTGGAGCATTCTCAATAAGACAAAACCCATACGACTCGGTGCGTTGAGTCCTAAATAACGAAAAACTTAACAACCCGACTCCTTTGATGTTCAAGTATTTCAAAGAAGGGGCGTTTATCGCATAGCCTCCccgacatgttcctcggaatgtatcTACTATGGTTAGTCTCTGTAATGATGGCACCGCAATAGTGAAAGTGATCACCCCATCGTAACTGCCCCTTCGCTGCACAACCAAATCTTCGAGACTAGGGCAACCACATAAAAGGTTGCAAACAGATTCGTCGTCTCTGAAGTTCGCATAGCTAAGGGACTTCAAACCGACCCGAGAAGGAAAGTCTAAAAGAAATAACTTACTTATTTCCAAGGTATCGAGTGTGTTATTACAGTTACAGAAAGCACTCGGAAATGTAATCAAGTTGCCGTAATACGTTTCATCTAAAAGCAGCTTCAGTACTAATTTGCGCACATGGTGTGCAAATGCAATTCCAATCCATATTGTGATATCATCTGAAGCTTCAGATACGCATATATCTACCAAATAAAAACTATCTAGAACCGGAGAGTTATATGAAAGCAAAGACTTGCTAACAATCTCTGAAAACCTATGGGATTCAGTTTTGTGATACCaagaatcaaacttgatgcTTGGCACTTTCTTCCAAAG
Protein-coding regions in this window:
- the LOC106395772 gene encoding FBD-associated F-box protein At3g49020 — protein: MEHKSKTCGENLRNQDVLNEDRISELPEALLMQILSSLATKNVIATSVLSKRWRSLWKKVPSIKFDSWYHKTESHRFSEIVSKSLLSYNSPVLDSFYLVDICVSEASDDITIWIGIAFAHHVRKLVLKLLLDETYYGNLITFPSAFCNCNNTLDTLEISKLFLLDFPSRVGLKSLSYANFRDDESVCNLLCGCPSLEDLVVQRRGSYDGVITFTIAVPSLQRLTIVDTFRGTCRGGYAINAPSLKYLNIKGVGLLSFSLFRTQRTESYGFCLIENAPELVEAKITGFTDINLHNENIFVSLTSAKRLSFDFSPFKIKCPTGITFSQLVSLDLNTRKSEWSILLARMLDSSPRLQILKLVNIAYLYHDNKVSTFPLAGDWEQRPKCVPECLLFHLETLIWTGYIWDRKDDREVATYILKKARHLKKATFYTEPIQLEYFQTLEEKHEMLNELASVVRASSSCHLVFESSN